A stretch of the Chanos chanos chromosome 1, fChaCha1.1, whole genome shotgun sequence genome encodes the following:
- the LOC115807552 gene encoding cell cycle control protein 50A isoform X1 yields MASSYNAKDEDGHHSGSGGPAGPGVNKSKKPDNTAFKQQRLPAWQPILTAGTVLPAFFVIGLIFIPIGIGLFVTSNNIKELEIDYTGVDPSSPCYDCAQNYSWNSTAPCVCSVEFTLDQPFEGNVFMYYGLSNFYQNHRRYVKSRDDSQLNGDKVSLTNPSKECEPYRTNDKKPIAPCGAIANSLFNDTLELSHVNPNKTRTPITLVKKGIAWWTDKHVKFRNPSGNSNLTIVFQNTTKPVNWRKPVYELDPSDPENNGFINEDFIVWMRTAALPTFRKLYRIIQKSKDNLTPTLPRGTYVLDITYNYPVLSFDGRKRMILSTISWMGGKNPFLGIAYITVGSICFVLGVVLLFIHHKYGSRSTSADIPN; encoded by the exons ATGGCCTCCAGCTATAATGCTAAAGATGAAGACGGTCACCATTCTGGATCAGGAGGGCCTGCTGGACCAGGggtaaataaaagcaaaaaaccGGATAATACTGCTTTTAAACAGCAACGATTACCTGCATGGCAACCTATCCTTACAGCCGGCACCGTTTTACCAGCCTTCTTCGTTATTGGCCTCATCTTCATACCAATTGGCATTGGCCTCTTCGTCACGTCTAATAATATCAAAGAGTTGGAG ATCGATTACACAGGTGTTGACCCGAGTAGTCCCTGTTATGACTGTGCTCAGAACTACAGCTGGAACAGCACTGCACCGTGTGTATGCTCAGTCGAATTTACTCTTGACCAGCCATTCGAG GGCAATGTTTTCATGTACTATGGATTGTCCAACTTCTATCAGAACCACAGACGTTATGTGAAGTCACGGGATGACAGTCAGTTAAATGGTGATAAAGTATCCCTGACG AATCCCAGTAAGGAGTGTGAGCCATACCGCACCAATGACAAGAAACCCATTGCCCCATGTGGTGCTATTGCTAACAGTCTTTTCAACG ATACTCTGGAGCTCTCCCATGTCAACCCAAATAAAACCAGAACTCCAATTACTCTTGTGAAAAAAGGAATTGCATGGTGGACCGACAAACACGTGAAGTTCAGAAACCCAAGTGGAAACAGCAACCTCACCATTGTCTTCCAAA ATACAACCAAACCTGTGAACTGGAGAAAGCCTGTCTATGAACTGGATCCCAGTGACCCAGAGAATAATGGCTTTATCAACGAAGACTTCATAGTGTGGATGCGAACAGCAGCTCTTCCCACCTTCAGAAAACTCTACAGAATCATCCAGAAAAGCAAGGATAACTTAACTCCTACATTGCCTCGTGGAACCTATGTTTTGGACATCACCTACA ACTACCCTGTGCTCAGTTTTGACGGCCGTAAACGCATGATTCTGAGCACAATTTCCTGGATGGGGGGGAAGAACCCATTCCTTGGCATTGCATACATCACTGTTGGATCAATCTGCTTTGTTCTGGGTGTGGTTCTGCTGTTTATCCACCACAAATACGGCAGTCGCAGCACTAGTGCCGACATTCCCAACTAG
- the LOC115807552 gene encoding cell cycle control protein 50A isoform X2, translating into MASSYNAKDEDGHHSGSGGPAGPGVNKSKKPDNTAFKQQRLPAWQPILTAGTVLPAFFVIGLIFIPIGIGLFVTSNNIKELEGNVFMYYGLSNFYQNHRRYVKSRDDSQLNGDKVSLTNPSKECEPYRTNDKKPIAPCGAIANSLFNDTLELSHVNPNKTRTPITLVKKGIAWWTDKHVKFRNPSGNSNLTIVFQNTTKPVNWRKPVYELDPSDPENNGFINEDFIVWMRTAALPTFRKLYRIIQKSKDNLTPTLPRGTYVLDITYNYPVLSFDGRKRMILSTISWMGGKNPFLGIAYITVGSICFVLGVVLLFIHHKYGSRSTSADIPN; encoded by the exons ATGGCCTCCAGCTATAATGCTAAAGATGAAGACGGTCACCATTCTGGATCAGGAGGGCCTGCTGGACCAGGggtaaataaaagcaaaaaaccGGATAATACTGCTTTTAAACAGCAACGATTACCTGCATGGCAACCTATCCTTACAGCCGGCACCGTTTTACCAGCCTTCTTCGTTATTGGCCTCATCTTCATACCAATTGGCATTGGCCTCTTCGTCACGTCTAATAATATCAAAGAGTTGGAG GGCAATGTTTTCATGTACTATGGATTGTCCAACTTCTATCAGAACCACAGACGTTATGTGAAGTCACGGGATGACAGTCAGTTAAATGGTGATAAAGTATCCCTGACG AATCCCAGTAAGGAGTGTGAGCCATACCGCACCAATGACAAGAAACCCATTGCCCCATGTGGTGCTATTGCTAACAGTCTTTTCAACG ATACTCTGGAGCTCTCCCATGTCAACCCAAATAAAACCAGAACTCCAATTACTCTTGTGAAAAAAGGAATTGCATGGTGGACCGACAAACACGTGAAGTTCAGAAACCCAAGTGGAAACAGCAACCTCACCATTGTCTTCCAAA ATACAACCAAACCTGTGAACTGGAGAAAGCCTGTCTATGAACTGGATCCCAGTGACCCAGAGAATAATGGCTTTATCAACGAAGACTTCATAGTGTGGATGCGAACAGCAGCTCTTCCCACCTTCAGAAAACTCTACAGAATCATCCAGAAAAGCAAGGATAACTTAACTCCTACATTGCCTCGTGGAACCTATGTTTTGGACATCACCTACA ACTACCCTGTGCTCAGTTTTGACGGCCGTAAACGCATGATTCTGAGCACAATTTCCTGGATGGGGGGGAAGAACCCATTCCTTGGCATTGCATACATCACTGTTGGATCAATCTGCTTTGTTCTGGGTGTGGTTCTGCTGTTTATCCACCACAAATACGGCAGTCGCAGCACTAGTGCCGACATTCCCAACTAG
- the LOC115812299 gene encoding cytochrome c oxidase subunit 7A2, mitochondrial, with translation MFRHLMALRQMSRRTITSSARRQVDNKVPDKQKLFQEDNGMPVHLKGGVKDALLYRLTMALTVFGSGFVVYELFDAAMPKKKE, from the exons atgtttaggCACTTGATG gctctTCGGCAGATGTCCAGACGGACCATTACCAGCAGTGCCCGTCGACAGGTAGACAACAAGGTCCCAGACAAGCAGAAGCTGTTTCAA gaGGATAATGGGATGCCTGTTCATCTGAAAGGAGGGGTAAAAGATGCTCTGTTGTACAGGTTAACAATGGCCCTCACTGTCTTTG GAAGTGGCTTTGTGGTGTATGAGTTGTTTGATGCTGCAATGCCTAAGAAGAAGGAGTGA